From a single Triplophysa rosa linkage group LG1, Trosa_1v2, whole genome shotgun sequence genomic region:
- the pdcd7 gene encoding programmed cell death protein 7, producing MFRSRLLPDSGGAVKAQHSGRFQLEMMDNSQQHSSKSFPPPPFKDPAGSDSGLYTGPPPIPPPPGPAHTWNMYPHQWPPFPPGAPYLPFDPSRPPPGTFETPQYNDIPPPTWTQNEWNPPDPHFRGHFPPHSAPAPYQSNFRSDSTNRQNYPFTDRPWPDDYQSNQDQTRSTSTTASDEESLQRSKDERWVHGFLLQISTKDQPPEPPKYKPSIAEFRQKLYGTLQMVSELNQVRQMLEDNLENERVWTETLSKAAELKNIVRERLTSLKDPDCLGSIQRKLLLIKKKRARGRRRKREEREEMQEQEVRRAQRQAEVDKWQMKRIQEVEEKNREKELKLAADAVLSEVRKKQADTKRIQDILKSLEKLRKLRKEAAARRGMFPEKQSDETFEGHLERLRCLISKRTAVYAAEEKALRVMLEGEQEEERKRDRDIRQKKEKEKLFQKKREVDFMLFGAELPPHHPLQPFQDYYTQAERSLPALIQIRREWDQFLVPVEHPDGTPVPQGWVLPDQPSDDIWATALEK from the exons ATGTTTCGTTCGCGTCTTCTTCCTGATTCAGGAGGAGCTGTGAAAGCGCAACACAGCGGCAGATTTCAGCTTGAGATGATGGATAATTCGCAGCAGCACAGTTCTAAAAGCTTTCCACCGCCTCCCTTCAAAGACCCTGCGGGTTCAGACAGCGGACTTTACACAGGACCACCACCGATACCTCCTCCACCCGGACCGGCGCACACATGGAACATGTACCCGCATCAATGGCCCCCTTTCCCACCCGGTGCACCTTATCTACCTTTCGACCCCAGCAGACCACCGCCAGGAACCTTCGAAACACCCCAGTACAATGACATACCTCCTCCAACCTGGACTCAGAACGAGTGGAACCCCCCAGACCCCCATTTCAGAGGACACTTCCCACCACATTCCGCACCAGCACCATATCAGTCCAACTTCAGATCAGACAGCACCAACAGACAGAACTACCCCTTTACAGACAGACCCTGGCCGGATGACTACCAAAGCAACCAGGACCAAACCAGAAGCACCTCCACAACAGCATCTGATGAAGAATCGCTGCAGAGATCGAAAGACGAGCGGTGGGTTCACGGTTTCCTGCTTCAAATCTCAACCAAAGATCAACCACCAGAGCCCCCGAAGTACAAACCTTCTATTGCGGAGTTCAGACAGAAGCTCTACGGGACTCTTCAGATGGTGTCGGAGTTAAATCAAGTGCGTCAGATGTTAGAAGATAACTTGGAAAATGAACGCGTTTGGACTGAGACGCTCTCAAAAGCAGCGGAGTTAAAGAACATCGTACGGGAGAGACTGACCTCTCTGAAGGACCCTGACTGTCTCGGCAGCATCCAGAGGAAACTGCTGTTGATAAAGAAGAAAAGAGCAAGGGGGCGGAGGAGAAAGAGGGAGGAGAGGGAGGAGATGCAAGAACAGGAGGTCAGAAGAGCCCAGCGACAGGCGGAGGTGGATAAGTGGCAGATGAAACGCATTCAAGAAGTGGAGGAGAAGAACAGG GAGAAAGAGTTGAAGTTGGCTGCCGATGCTGTGCTTTCTGAGGTCAGAAAGAAACAAGCCGATACCAAGAGAATCCAAGACATACTGAAGTCACTGGAAAAGCTGAGAAAACTTCGCAAAGAGGCTGCCGCCAGAAGAG GCATGTTTCCAGAAAAGCAGAGTGACGAGACGTTCGAGGGTCACTTGGAGCGTCTGAGGTGTCTGATCAGTAAACGCACGGCCGTCTATGCGGCGGAGGAGAAAGCTCTGAGGGTCATGCTGGAGGGAGAGCAGGAGGAGGAACGGAAGCGAGATCGGGACATCcgtcagaaaaaagaaaaggagaaGCTGTTTCAGAAGAAGCGAGAGGTTGATTTCATGCTGTTTGGAg CTGAATTACCGCCCCATCACCCTCTTCAGCCTTTCCAAGATTACTACACGCAGGCCGAGCGCTCCCTTCCTGCACTGATACAAATAAG GAGAGAATGGGATCAGTTTCTGGTTCCGGTTGAACATCCCGATGGTACCCCGGTTCCTCAGGGCTGGGTTCTCCCCGACCAGCCATCTGATGACATCTGGGCCACGGCGCTGGAGAAATGA
- the clpxa gene encoding caseinolytic mitochondrial matrix peptidase chaperone subunit Xa isoform X2: MSCTCVSAARNLLNSAHKGISGSRVQLLSLTRPGAHEVRVACRVPMRSFSETAVYYASKDGIKDGDGGKKSVGEGSGKRAGSGNSGKGGSHLRCPKCGDPCTHVETFVSSTRFVKCEKCHHFFVVLSETDSKKSLSKDPESAAEAVKLAFQQKPPPPPKKIYAYLDKYVVGQDHAKKVLSVAVYNHYKRIYSNMPAGSRQQQVEVEKQASLTPRELLQIAGISPHGNALGASMQQQLNQQAPPEKRGGEVLDSTHADIKLEKSNIVLLGPTGSGKTLLAQTLAKCLDVPFAICDCTTLTQAGYVGEDIESVIAKLLQDANYVIEKAQQGIVFLDEVDKIGSVPGIHQLRDVGGEGVQQGLLKLLEGTIVNVPEKNTRKLRGETVQVDTTNILFVASGAFNGLDRIISRRKNEKYLGFGTPSNMGQGRRAAAAADLANSTGGEMDAVAEIEEKDRLLKLVEARDLIEFGMIPEFVGRLPVVVPLHSLDEETLVRILTEPRNAVVPQYQALFSMDKCDLNVTPDALRAIARFALERKTGARGLRSIMEKLLLDPMFEVPHSDIVAVEVNQDVVKGKAQPQYIRAAAKDTEEEYDSGIEEENWTRQADAAKN; the protein is encoded by the exons ATGTCGTGTACATGTGTTTCGGCAGCGAGAAATCTCCTAAATTCAGCCCATAAAG GAATATCAGGCTCCAGAGTCCAATTACTGTCACTGACCCGGCCGGGAGCTCATGAGGTCCGTGTGGCATGTCGGGTCCCCATGAGGTCCTTCTCAGAGACGGCCGTGTATTATGCTTCAAAAGACGGGATCAAAGATGGAGATGGTGGCAAG AAATCTGTCGGTGAAGGAAGTGGAAAAAGAGCCGGTTCTGGCAACTCGGGCAAAGGAGGAAGTCATCTGCGATGCCCTAAATGTGGAGATCCCTGCACACACGTTGAAACGTTTGTCT CATCGACTCGCTTtgtgaaatgtgaaaaatgtcACCACTTTTTTGTGGTGCTATCGGAAACCGACTCCAAGAAGAGTTTGAGTAAAGACCCAGAGTCGGCGGCAGAGGCCGTCAAGTTGGCTTTCCAGCAGAAACCCCCTCCACCACCTAAAAAG ATCTATGCTTACCTTGATAAGTATGTTGTGGGTCAGGATCACGCTAAGAAGGTTCTTTCGGTGGCCGTGTACAATCATTATAAACGCATCTACAGCAATATGCCGGCGGGCTCCAGACAGCAGCAGGTGGAGGTGGAGAAACAGGCCTCTCTCACACCTCGAG AACTTCTGCAGATCGCTGGGATCAGTCCTCATGGAAACGCGCTGGGCGCCTCCATGCAGCAGCAGTTGAACCAGCAGGCACCTCCAGAGAAGAGAGGAGGAGAAGTGCTGGACTCCACACACGCTGACATTAAACTAGAGAAGAGCAACATTGTGCTGCTGGGCCCCACCGGCTCTG GGAAAACACTTCTGGCCCAAACGCTGGCCAAATGCCTGGACGTCCCCTTCGCCATCTGTGACTGTACCACTCTTACCCAGGCGGGATACGTGGGAGAAGACATCGAGTCAGTCATCGCCAAACTTCTGCAGGACGCTAACTATGTCATTGAGAAAGCTCAGCAAG GGATTGTCTTCTTGGATGAAGTGGACAAAATTGGCAGTGTTCCTGGGATCCATCAGTTGAGAGACGTGGGAGGAGAAGGAGTTCAGCAG GGTTTACTCAAACTCCTGGAGGGAACCATTGTTAATGTTCCTGAGAAGAACACAAGGAAGCTGAGGGGAGAAACTGTGCAGGTTGACACCACCAACATTCTGTTCGTAGCATCTGGAGCGTTCAATGGTCTCGATCGAATcatcagcagaagaaagaatgagAAG TATCTTGGATTCGGAACGCCATCTAACATGGGACAAGGCCGTAGGGCGGCGGCAGCGGCCGACCTTGCCAACAGCACAGGCGGAGAGATGGACGCTGTGGCTGAGATCGAGGAGAAGGACAGGCTCTTGAAACTCGTGGAGGCCAGAGACCTCATTGAGTTTGGCATGATCCCAGAGTTTGTAGGTCGTCTTCCTGTCGTGGTTCCACTGCACAGTCTGGATGAGGAGACACTGGTGCGAATCCTTACGGAGCCCCGCAATGCTGTTGTGCCACAGTATCAGGCTCTCTTTAGCATGGACAAG TGTGATCTTAACGTGACACCCGATGCGCTGAGAGCCATCGCCAGATTTGCTTTAGAACGTAAAACTGGTGCCCGTGGACTAAGATCCATAATG GAAAAACTGCTGCTAGATCCAATGTTTGAGGTGCCACATTCTGATATCGTGGCCGTGGAGGTGAACCAGGATGTGGTTAAGGGAAAAGCACAACCTCAATACATCAG AGCTGCCGCTAAAGACACTGAAGAAGAGTACGATTCTGGAATTGAAGAGGAAAACTGGACTAGACAGGCCGACGCAgctaaaaactga
- the clpxa gene encoding caseinolytic mitochondrial matrix peptidase chaperone subunit Xa isoform X1 — protein sequence MSCTCVSAARNLLNSAHKGISGSRVQLLSLTRPGAHEVRVACRVPMRSFSETAVYYASKDGIKDGDGGKKSVGEGSGKRAGSGNSGKGGSHLRCPKCGDPCTHVETFVSSTRFVKCEKCHHFFVVLSETDSKKSLSKDPESAAEAVKLAFQQKPPPPPKKIYAYLDKYVVGQDHAKKVLSVAVYNHYKRIYSNMPAGSRQQQVEVEKQASLTPRELELRRREDEYRFTKLLQIAGISPHGNALGASMQQQLNQQAPPEKRGGEVLDSTHADIKLEKSNIVLLGPTGSGKTLLAQTLAKCLDVPFAICDCTTLTQAGYVGEDIESVIAKLLQDANYVIEKAQQGIVFLDEVDKIGSVPGIHQLRDVGGEGVQQGLLKLLEGTIVNVPEKNTRKLRGETVQVDTTNILFVASGAFNGLDRIISRRKNEKYLGFGTPSNMGQGRRAAAAADLANSTGGEMDAVAEIEEKDRLLKLVEARDLIEFGMIPEFVGRLPVVVPLHSLDEETLVRILTEPRNAVVPQYQALFSMDKCDLNVTPDALRAIARFALERKTGARGLRSIMEKLLLDPMFEVPHSDIVAVEVNQDVVKGKAQPQYIRAAAKDTEEEYDSGIEEENWTRQADAAKN from the exons ATGTCGTGTACATGTGTTTCGGCAGCGAGAAATCTCCTAAATTCAGCCCATAAAG GAATATCAGGCTCCAGAGTCCAATTACTGTCACTGACCCGGCCGGGAGCTCATGAGGTCCGTGTGGCATGTCGGGTCCCCATGAGGTCCTTCTCAGAGACGGCCGTGTATTATGCTTCAAAAGACGGGATCAAAGATGGAGATGGTGGCAAG AAATCTGTCGGTGAAGGAAGTGGAAAAAGAGCCGGTTCTGGCAACTCGGGCAAAGGAGGAAGTCATCTGCGATGCCCTAAATGTGGAGATCCCTGCACACACGTTGAAACGTTTGTCT CATCGACTCGCTTtgtgaaatgtgaaaaatgtcACCACTTTTTTGTGGTGCTATCGGAAACCGACTCCAAGAAGAGTTTGAGTAAAGACCCAGAGTCGGCGGCAGAGGCCGTCAAGTTGGCTTTCCAGCAGAAACCCCCTCCACCACCTAAAAAG ATCTATGCTTACCTTGATAAGTATGTTGTGGGTCAGGATCACGCTAAGAAGGTTCTTTCGGTGGCCGTGTACAATCATTATAAACGCATCTACAGCAATATGCCGGCGGGCTCCAGACAGCAGCAGGTGGAGGTGGAGAAACAGGCCTCTCTCACACCTCGAG AGCTAGAGCTCAGACGACGAGAGGACGAATACAGGTTTACAA AACTTCTGCAGATCGCTGGGATCAGTCCTCATGGAAACGCGCTGGGCGCCTCCATGCAGCAGCAGTTGAACCAGCAGGCACCTCCAGAGAAGAGAGGAGGAGAAGTGCTGGACTCCACACACGCTGACATTAAACTAGAGAAGAGCAACATTGTGCTGCTGGGCCCCACCGGCTCTG GGAAAACACTTCTGGCCCAAACGCTGGCCAAATGCCTGGACGTCCCCTTCGCCATCTGTGACTGTACCACTCTTACCCAGGCGGGATACGTGGGAGAAGACATCGAGTCAGTCATCGCCAAACTTCTGCAGGACGCTAACTATGTCATTGAGAAAGCTCAGCAAG GGATTGTCTTCTTGGATGAAGTGGACAAAATTGGCAGTGTTCCTGGGATCCATCAGTTGAGAGACGTGGGAGGAGAAGGAGTTCAGCAG GGTTTACTCAAACTCCTGGAGGGAACCATTGTTAATGTTCCTGAGAAGAACACAAGGAAGCTGAGGGGAGAAACTGTGCAGGTTGACACCACCAACATTCTGTTCGTAGCATCTGGAGCGTTCAATGGTCTCGATCGAATcatcagcagaagaaagaatgagAAG TATCTTGGATTCGGAACGCCATCTAACATGGGACAAGGCCGTAGGGCGGCGGCAGCGGCCGACCTTGCCAACAGCACAGGCGGAGAGATGGACGCTGTGGCTGAGATCGAGGAGAAGGACAGGCTCTTGAAACTCGTGGAGGCCAGAGACCTCATTGAGTTTGGCATGATCCCAGAGTTTGTAGGTCGTCTTCCTGTCGTGGTTCCACTGCACAGTCTGGATGAGGAGACACTGGTGCGAATCCTTACGGAGCCCCGCAATGCTGTTGTGCCACAGTATCAGGCTCTCTTTAGCATGGACAAG TGTGATCTTAACGTGACACCCGATGCGCTGAGAGCCATCGCCAGATTTGCTTTAGAACGTAAAACTGGTGCCCGTGGACTAAGATCCATAATG GAAAAACTGCTGCTAGATCCAATGTTTGAGGTGCCACATTCTGATATCGTGGCCGTGGAGGTGAACCAGGATGTGGTTAAGGGAAAAGCACAACCTCAATACATCAG AGCTGCCGCTAAAGACACTGAAGAAGAGTACGATTCTGGAATTGAAGAGGAAAACTGGACTAGACAGGCCGACGCAgctaaaaactga
- the spg21 gene encoding maspardin isoform X2, translating into MEEIRVSPDYNWFRSTVPLKRIIVDDDDSKVWSLYDAGPKSIRCPIIFLPPVSGTAEVFFQQLQYPVYWDLLEFCDGFRKLLDHLQLDKVHLFGASLGGFLAQKFAEVTHKSPRVHSLIVCNSFSDTSIFNQTWAANSFWLMPAFMLKKILLGNFAKGPVDRKMADAIDFMVDRLESLNQSDLASRLTLNCQNSYVEPHKIKDVAITIIDVFDQSALSHEAKEEMYKLYPNARRAHLKTGGNFPYLCRSAEVNLYIQIHMRQFHGTRYAAISPEMVSAEELEVQRTNLSNNSTGSEDES; encoded by the exons ATGGAGGAGATAAGAGTATCTCCTGATTATAACTGGTTCAGAAGCACCGTACCTCTGAAAAGA ATAATAGTGGATGATGATGACAGTAAAGTCTGGTCGTTGTATGATGCTGGGCCCAAAAGTATCAGGTGTCCCATCATCTTCCTTCCGCCGGTGAGCGGGACAGCAGAGGTTTTCTTCCAGCAG CTCCAGTATCCTGTCTACTGGGATCTGCTGGAATTTTGTGATGGATTTAGGAAGCTTTTAGACCACTTACAACTAGACAAG GTGCATTTGTTTGGTGCGTCTCTCGGAGGTTTTCTCGCTCAGAAGTTCGCAGAGGTCACACATAAATCTCCCAGAGTGCACTCTCTGATCGTGTGCAATTCATTCAGTGACACATCGATCTTTAACCAAACATGGGCGGCGAACAG CTTCTGGCTGATGCCTGCGTTCATGCTGAAGAAGATCCTTCTCGGTAATTTTGCCAAAGGACCCGTGGACCGAAAAATGGCAGATGCAATCGACTTCATGGTTGACAGA CTGGAGAGCCTGAACCAGAGTGACCTCGCTTCTCGACTCACGCTCAACTGCCAGAACTCGTACGTGGAGCCACACAAGATAAAGGATGTTGCTATCACCATAATAGAT GTTTTTGATCAGAGCGCCCTGTCGCACGAGGCAAAAGAAGAGATGTATAAACTGTACCCCAATGCCAGAAGAGCTCACCTCAAAACAGGAGGGAACTTTCCCTATCTGTGCAGAAGCGCAGAGGTTAACTTGTACATACAA ATACATATGCGTCAGTTTCACGGGACGCGTTATGCGGCGATCAGTCCAGAGATGGTGAGTGCAGAAGAGCTGGAGGTCCAGAGGACAAACCTGAGCAATAACAGCACAGGAAGTGAGGATGAGTCTTAA
- the spg21 gene encoding maspardin isoform X1 — MEEIRVSPDYNWFRSTVPLKRIIVDDDDSKVWSLYDAGPKSIRCPIIFLPPVSGTAEVFFQQVLSLSGWGYRVISLQYPVYWDLLEFCDGFRKLLDHLQLDKVHLFGASLGGFLAQKFAEVTHKSPRVHSLIVCNSFSDTSIFNQTWAANSFWLMPAFMLKKILLGNFAKGPVDRKMADAIDFMVDRLESLNQSDLASRLTLNCQNSYVEPHKIKDVAITIIDVFDQSALSHEAKEEMYKLYPNARRAHLKTGGNFPYLCRSAEVNLYIQIHMRQFHGTRYAAISPEMVSAEELEVQRTNLSNNSTGSEDES; from the exons ATGGAGGAGATAAGAGTATCTCCTGATTATAACTGGTTCAGAAGCACCGTACCTCTGAAAAGA ATAATAGTGGATGATGATGACAGTAAAGTCTGGTCGTTGTATGATGCTGGGCCCAAAAGTATCAGGTGTCCCATCATCTTCCTTCCGCCGGTGAGCGGGACAGCAGAGGTTTTCTTCCAGCAGGTGCTGTCTCTCTCTGGATGGGGCTACCGCGTCATCTCG CTCCAGTATCCTGTCTACTGGGATCTGCTGGAATTTTGTGATGGATTTAGGAAGCTTTTAGACCACTTACAACTAGACAAG GTGCATTTGTTTGGTGCGTCTCTCGGAGGTTTTCTCGCTCAGAAGTTCGCAGAGGTCACACATAAATCTCCCAGAGTGCACTCTCTGATCGTGTGCAATTCATTCAGTGACACATCGATCTTTAACCAAACATGGGCGGCGAACAG CTTCTGGCTGATGCCTGCGTTCATGCTGAAGAAGATCCTTCTCGGTAATTTTGCCAAAGGACCCGTGGACCGAAAAATGGCAGATGCAATCGACTTCATGGTTGACAGA CTGGAGAGCCTGAACCAGAGTGACCTCGCTTCTCGACTCACGCTCAACTGCCAGAACTCGTACGTGGAGCCACACAAGATAAAGGATGTTGCTATCACCATAATAGAT GTTTTTGATCAGAGCGCCCTGTCGCACGAGGCAAAAGAAGAGATGTATAAACTGTACCCCAATGCCAGAAGAGCTCACCTCAAAACAGGAGGGAACTTTCCCTATCTGTGCAGAAGCGCAGAGGTTAACTTGTACATACAA ATACATATGCGTCAGTTTCACGGGACGCGTTATGCGGCGATCAGTCCAGAGATGGTGAGTGCAGAAGAGCTGGAGGTCCAGAGGACAAACCTGAGCAATAACAGCACAGGAAGTGAGGATGAGTCTTAA
- the ankdd1a gene encoding ankyrin repeat and death domain-containing protein 1A isoform X1: MEDGLVSEDDILLRSEKEFHDAAKRNDTDKMQELIGRGMDVKVKNKMDRKALHWAAGAGSEQALRLLLDHDTEVDDMDSFGMNALLLAVWFGHLSILKILVSTGAKLTCENKNGLNLLRCASQRGHISILEYIMEDLEDVQLNDVDKSGKTAFHLAAEHGHLEVVEFLIGMGCAHDLKDKEENTAAHLAAKHGHSEVLQKIVETGEKIDEKNIDGLTALHLAAEGGHYECLRLLLESGCNINELTNKNGTALHLVAQHSSDREIRLLVQAGINLDLVDTQHASALHLAVLNNSTEIVKVLIDAGCDLDISDNRLQTALHIAAEHGRHIIAEMILISGINLNLTDKQGKTSLDVASRGTHVNIVDMIIKADRFYQWEKENVNSDCECLVGTSLSFKPDHQQETQHIRSVLWKLATKYLRPGEWKTLGKCWKFSEAHIRAVEHQWTGTKSYKEHGHRMLLIWLHGVLNAGENPIKGLYEGLIGIGRTDLAENVRQQANSDPASAKKCCTM; encoded by the exons ATGGAGGACGGGCTGGTGTCCGAAGACGATATAT tgcTGCGCTCGGAGAAGGAGTTTCATGATGCTGCAAAAAGAAATGATACTGACAAAATGCAAGAGCTTATCGGAAGAGGGATGGACGTCAAAGTCAAAAATAAG ATGGACCGTAAGGCCCTGCACTGGGCAGCCGGAGCCGGCAGTGAGCAGGCGCTGCGACTCCTGCTGGACCACGACACGGAGGTTGATGATATGGACAGC TTCGGTATGAATGCTCTGCTGCTGGCCGTGTGGTTTGGTCACCTGTCAATCCTGAAAATCCTTGTTTCAACTGGGGCGAAGCTCACCTGTGAAAACAAA AACGGCTTGAATCTGCTGCGTTGTGCTTCTCAGAGGGGTCACATCAGCATCCTGGAGTACATCATGGAAGATCTGGAAGACGTGCAGCTCAATGACGTGGACAAG TCAGGCAAGACTGCGTTTCATTTGGCCGCAGAGCACGGACACCTGGAGGTGGTGGAGTTTCTCATTGGTATGGGCTGTGCACATGACCTCAAGGACAAG GAGGAGAACACGGCTGCGCATCTGGCGGCTAAGCATGGTCACAGCGAGGTCCTCCAGAAGATTGTGGAGACAGGGGAGAAGATcgatgaaaaaaacatt GATGGTTTGACAGCTTTGCATTTGGCAGCTGAAGGAGGACATTATGAGTGTCTTAGATTACTGCTGGAGTCTGGCTGCAATATCAATGAGCTCACCAAC aaGAACGGGACAGCCCTTCATCTGGTGGCCCAGCACAGTTCAGACAGAGAGATCAGACTGCTGGTTCAGGCTGGGATAAACCTGGATTTAGTCGACACT CAACACGCATCAGCTCTACATCTGGCTGTTCTCAACAACTCTACAGAAATAGTCAAGGTTCTTATTGATGCGGGGTGCGACCTGGACATCTCTGACAAC CGGCTTCAGACTGCTCTGCACATAGCGGCTGAACACGGACGGCACATCATCGCTGAAATGATCCTCATTTCTGGAATCAACCTCAATCTGACCGACAAG CAGGGAAAGACTTCACTAGATGTTGCTTCCCGAGGCACCCATGTGAACATCGTTGACATGATTATCAAAGCTGACCGATTTTACCAATGGGAAAAG GAGAATGTGAACAGTGACTGTGAGTGTCTGGTGGGAACAAGTCTCAGCTTTAAGCCAGACCATCAGCAGGAAACACAACACATCCGCTCTGTCTTATGGAAACTGGCCACGAAGTATTTAAGACCAGGAGAGTGGAAAACTCTGGGCAAATGCTGGAAGTTCTCAGAAGCACATATACGAGCCGTAGAACATCAGTGGACAG GTACGAAGAGCTACAAGGAGCACGGGCACAGAATGCTGCTGATCTGGCTGCACGGTGTGCTCAACGCTGGAGAAAACCCCATTAAAGGATTGTATGAAGGTCTGATCGGGATCGGAAGGACCGATCTGGCAG AGAACGTACGACAGCAGGCTAATTCAGATCCAGCTTCTGCTAAAAAGTGCTGCACAATGTGA
- the ankdd1a gene encoding ankyrin repeat and death domain-containing protein 1A isoform X2, translated as MEDGLVSEDDILLRSEKEFHDAAKRNDTDKMQELIGRGMDVKVKNKMDRKALHWAAGAGSEQALRLLLDHDTEVDDMDSFGMNALLLAVWFGHLSILKILVSTGAKLTCENKNGLNLLRCASQRGHISILEYIMEDLEDVQLNDVDKSGKTAFHLAAEHGHLEVVEFLIGMGCAHDLKDKEENTAAHLAAKHGHSEVLQKIVETGEKIDEKNIDGLTALHLAAEGGHYECLRLLLESGCNINELTNNGTALHLVAQHSSDREIRLLVQAGINLDLVDTQHASALHLAVLNNSTEIVKVLIDAGCDLDISDNRLQTALHIAAEHGRHIIAEMILISGINLNLTDKQGKTSLDVASRGTHVNIVDMIIKADRFYQWEKENVNSDCECLVGTSLSFKPDHQQETQHIRSVLWKLATKYLRPGEWKTLGKCWKFSEAHIRAVEHQWTGTKSYKEHGHRMLLIWLHGVLNAGENPIKGLYEGLIGIGRTDLAENVRQQANSDPASAKKCCTM; from the exons ATGGAGGACGGGCTGGTGTCCGAAGACGATATAT tgcTGCGCTCGGAGAAGGAGTTTCATGATGCTGCAAAAAGAAATGATACTGACAAAATGCAAGAGCTTATCGGAAGAGGGATGGACGTCAAAGTCAAAAATAAG ATGGACCGTAAGGCCCTGCACTGGGCAGCCGGAGCCGGCAGTGAGCAGGCGCTGCGACTCCTGCTGGACCACGACACGGAGGTTGATGATATGGACAGC TTCGGTATGAATGCTCTGCTGCTGGCCGTGTGGTTTGGTCACCTGTCAATCCTGAAAATCCTTGTTTCAACTGGGGCGAAGCTCACCTGTGAAAACAAA AACGGCTTGAATCTGCTGCGTTGTGCTTCTCAGAGGGGTCACATCAGCATCCTGGAGTACATCATGGAAGATCTGGAAGACGTGCAGCTCAATGACGTGGACAAG TCAGGCAAGACTGCGTTTCATTTGGCCGCAGAGCACGGACACCTGGAGGTGGTGGAGTTTCTCATTGGTATGGGCTGTGCACATGACCTCAAGGACAAG GAGGAGAACACGGCTGCGCATCTGGCGGCTAAGCATGGTCACAGCGAGGTCCTCCAGAAGATTGTGGAGACAGGGGAGAAGATcgatgaaaaaaacatt GATGGTTTGACAGCTTTGCATTTGGCAGCTGAAGGAGGACATTATGAGTGTCTTAGATTACTGCTGGAGTCTGGCTGCAATATCAATGAGCTCACCAAC AACGGGACAGCCCTTCATCTGGTGGCCCAGCACAGTTCAGACAGAGAGATCAGACTGCTGGTTCAGGCTGGGATAAACCTGGATTTAGTCGACACT CAACACGCATCAGCTCTACATCTGGCTGTTCTCAACAACTCTACAGAAATAGTCAAGGTTCTTATTGATGCGGGGTGCGACCTGGACATCTCTGACAAC CGGCTTCAGACTGCTCTGCACATAGCGGCTGAACACGGACGGCACATCATCGCTGAAATGATCCTCATTTCTGGAATCAACCTCAATCTGACCGACAAG CAGGGAAAGACTTCACTAGATGTTGCTTCCCGAGGCACCCATGTGAACATCGTTGACATGATTATCAAAGCTGACCGATTTTACCAATGGGAAAAG GAGAATGTGAACAGTGACTGTGAGTGTCTGGTGGGAACAAGTCTCAGCTTTAAGCCAGACCATCAGCAGGAAACACAACACATCCGCTCTGTCTTATGGAAACTGGCCACGAAGTATTTAAGACCAGGAGAGTGGAAAACTCTGGGCAAATGCTGGAAGTTCTCAGAAGCACATATACGAGCCGTAGAACATCAGTGGACAG GTACGAAGAGCTACAAGGAGCACGGGCACAGAATGCTGCTGATCTGGCTGCACGGTGTGCTCAACGCTGGAGAAAACCCCATTAAAGGATTGTATGAAGGTCTGATCGGGATCGGAAGGACCGATCTGGCAG AGAACGTACGACAGCAGGCTAATTCAGATCCAGCTTCTGCTAAAAAGTGCTGCACAATGTGA